A single genomic interval of Trinickia acidisoli harbors:
- a CDS encoding dipeptidase — MSTLHEKSIIIDGLNISKFERSVFEDMRKGGITAANCTVSVWESFTKTVDNIALMKQQIREHDEMLTLVRTTDDILRAKRENKTGIILGFQNAHAFEDNLGYIEAFADMGVRVVQLCYNTQNLVGTGCYERDGGLSDFGREVITEMNRVGIMVDLSHVGGNTSSEAIAFSKKPVCYSHCLPSGLKAHPRNKSDAQLKEIADAGGFVGVTMFAPFLKRGIDATIEDYIEAIDYVVNLIGEDTVGIGTDFTQGFSVDFFDWLTHDKGRYRRLTNFGKVVNPEGIRTIGEFPNLTAAMERAGWSETRIRKIMGENWVRVFSDVWGA, encoded by the coding sequence ATGTCCACTTTGCACGAGAAGAGCATCATCATCGACGGCCTGAACATTTCCAAGTTCGAGCGGTCGGTGTTCGAAGACATGCGCAAGGGCGGCATTACCGCCGCAAACTGCACGGTATCGGTGTGGGAAAGCTTTACGAAGACCGTCGACAACATCGCGCTCATGAAGCAGCAAATTCGCGAGCACGACGAAATGTTGACGCTCGTGCGCACGACCGACGACATCTTGCGCGCCAAGCGCGAGAACAAGACGGGGATCATCCTAGGCTTTCAAAACGCGCATGCGTTCGAAGACAACCTCGGTTATATCGAGGCTTTCGCCGACATGGGCGTGCGCGTCGTGCAGCTTTGCTACAACACGCAGAACCTCGTCGGCACGGGATGCTACGAGCGCGACGGCGGCCTGTCCGACTTCGGCCGTGAAGTCATCACGGAGATGAATCGCGTCGGGATCATGGTCGACCTCTCGCATGTCGGCGGCAATACATCGTCCGAAGCGATCGCATTCTCGAAAAAGCCGGTCTGCTATTCGCACTGCCTGCCGTCGGGACTCAAGGCGCATCCGCGCAACAAGAGCGATGCGCAGCTCAAGGAAATCGCCGATGCCGGCGGCTTCGTGGGCGTCACGATGTTCGCGCCGTTCCTCAAGCGCGGCATCGATGCAACGATCGAAGACTACATCGAGGCGATCGACTACGTCGTCAATCTGATCGGCGAGGATACCGTCGGTATCGGTACCGACTTCACGCAGGGCTTCAGCGTCGACTTCTTCGATTGGCTGACGCACGACAAGGGCCGTTATCGCCGGTTGACGAATTTCGGCAAGGTCGTCAATCCCGAGGGCATTCGCACGATCGGCGAGTTTCCGAATCTGACGGCGGCCATGGAGCGCGCGGGATGGAGCGAAACGCGCATCCGCAAGATCATGGGCGAGAACTGGGTGCGCGTATTTAGCGACGTGTGGGGCGCATGA
- a CDS encoding serine hydroxymethyltransferase → MSNTESFFTQTLAERDAPVRAAALRELERQQSQVEMIASENIVSRAVLEAQGSVLTNKYAEGYPGKRYYGGCEFVDEVEALAIERVKRLFGAQYANVQPHSGAQANGSVMLALAKPGDTVLGMSLDAGGHLTHGAKPALSGKWFNAVQYGVSRDTMLIDYDQIEALADAHRPSLIIAGFSAYPRVLDFARFRAIADRVGAKLMVDMAHIAGIIAAGRHANPIEHAHVVTSTTHKTLRGPRGGFVLTNDEEIAKKINSAVFPGLQGGPLMHVIAGKAVAFGEALEDGFKRYIDGVLANAKALGAVLREGGVDLVTGGTDNHLLLVDLRPKGLKGTQVETALERAGITCNKNGIPFDTEKPTVTSGIRLGTPAGTTRGFGVEQFEHIGHLILEVFDALTRHPQGHAETEQRVRREIFALCERFPIY, encoded by the coding sequence ATGTCGAATACTGAGTCGTTTTTTACGCAGACGCTTGCCGAACGTGATGCCCCCGTGCGCGCGGCGGCCCTGAGAGAGCTCGAGCGGCAGCAATCGCAGGTCGAGATGATCGCATCGGAGAACATCGTCTCGCGCGCCGTGCTCGAAGCGCAGGGCTCGGTGTTGACCAACAAGTATGCGGAGGGCTATCCGGGCAAGCGCTATTACGGCGGATGCGAATTCGTCGATGAAGTCGAAGCGCTCGCGATCGAACGCGTGAAGCGTTTGTTCGGCGCGCAGTATGCGAACGTTCAACCGCATTCGGGCGCGCAGGCCAACGGGTCGGTCATGCTCGCGCTCGCCAAGCCCGGCGACACCGTGCTCGGGATGTCGCTCGACGCGGGCGGTCACTTGACGCACGGTGCGAAGCCCGCACTCTCAGGCAAGTGGTTCAACGCCGTGCAGTACGGCGTCAGCCGCGACACGATGCTCATCGACTACGATCAGATCGAAGCGCTGGCCGACGCGCATCGCCCGAGCTTGATCATTGCGGGGTTTTCGGCCTATCCGCGCGTGCTCGATTTCGCGCGGTTCCGCGCGATCGCCGATCGCGTCGGCGCGAAGCTGATGGTGGACATGGCGCATATCGCGGGCATCATCGCGGCCGGCCGCCATGCGAATCCCATCGAGCACGCCCACGTCGTGACCTCCACGACGCACAAGACACTGCGCGGCCCGCGCGGCGGCTTCGTGCTGACGAACGACGAGGAGATCGCGAAGAAGATCAACTCGGCCGTCTTCCCCGGGCTGCAGGGCGGCCCGCTCATGCACGTGATCGCGGGCAAGGCGGTGGCGTTCGGCGAGGCGCTCGAAGATGGCTTCAAACGCTACATCGACGGCGTGCTCGCCAATGCCAAAGCGCTCGGCGCCGTGCTGCGCGAAGGCGGTGTCGATCTCGTCACGGGCGGCACCGACAACCATCTGCTGCTTGTCGACTTGCGCCCGAAAGGCTTGAAAGGCACGCAAGTGGAGACGGCGCTCGAGCGCGCGGGCATCACCTGCAACAAGAACGGCATCCCGTTCGATACGGAAAAGCCGACCGTCACCTCGGGCATTCGCCTGGGCACGCCGGCTGGCACGACGCGTGGTTTCGGCGTCGAGCAGTTCGAGCACATCGGCCACCTGATCCTCGAGGTATTCGATGCGTTGACGCGCCATCCGCAAGGCCACGCCGAAACGGAACAACGCGTTCGCCGCGAAATCTTCGCGCTTTGCGAACGATTCCCGATCTATTGA
- the pdxR gene encoding MocR-like pyridoxine biosynthesis transcription factor PdxR, protein MTKTTRPSKPLPVSHASNVSNVSNVSNVSNVSNRSGHDRSAIAGIDRRKRMPLAVQIYERMRTAIDTHVLAPGARVASARVLASELGVARGTVEAAYQRLAGEGYLLARGPAGTVVSPNLPPAPRGAHGDAGGVTAMQIAPRKTTAPRIAEPPPLQLGVPALDAFPRKIWARLAARRIRTTLPVELGYGDVRGEFALRQAIAAYLRVSRGVACGPEQVFVTSGYRASLALSVRALLRHGASVWVESPGYAPTRAVLNHVASVAVPVPVDEEGLVVSEGQRLSPDAQMVVVTPSHQAPLCVSMSVSRRLALLEWASRTKAWVFEDDYDGEFHYAGATLPALKSLDASDRVIYSGSFSKTLFPALALGYIVVPQAAVPAFAQAVEAGPRGGARSMQAVVADFLTGGYFARHLKKMRSLYACRRAWLTDALRSTFGDRVHVDQTRGGMHLVVRVRSRTGDRTLAHRAQRAGLNCQPLSERYAKARRQDRGLLMGFTNVASQAEAARIARRLRDAFADD, encoded by the coding sequence GTGACGAAAACGACTAGGCCATCGAAGCCATTGCCCGTATCTCACGCATCGAACGTATCGAACGTATCGAACGTATCGAACGTATCGAACGTATCGAATCGAAGCGGCCATGATCGATCGGCGATCGCCGGTATCGATCGGCGCAAGCGCATGCCGCTTGCGGTGCAGATCTACGAGCGCATGCGTACTGCCATCGATACGCACGTGCTTGCCCCTGGCGCGCGCGTCGCGTCCGCACGTGTGCTCGCGAGCGAACTCGGCGTGGCGCGCGGAACCGTCGAGGCAGCCTATCAGCGTCTTGCCGGGGAAGGCTACTTGCTCGCGCGCGGGCCTGCCGGGACGGTCGTGTCGCCCAATCTCCCACCCGCGCCCCGCGGCGCTCACGGTGATGCGGGGGGCGTGACGGCGATGCAGATTGCGCCGAGAAAGACAACGGCCCCACGCATTGCCGAGCCGCCGCCTTTGCAGCTAGGCGTACCGGCGCTCGATGCGTTTCCGCGCAAAATCTGGGCGCGGCTAGCGGCTCGGCGGATACGCACGACATTGCCCGTCGAGTTGGGATACGGTGATGTGCGCGGCGAATTCGCGCTGCGGCAAGCCATCGCGGCGTATTTACGGGTCTCGCGCGGTGTCGCTTGCGGGCCGGAGCAGGTGTTCGTCACTTCCGGCTATCGCGCCTCGCTTGCTTTGAGCGTGCGCGCGTTGTTGCGGCATGGCGCTTCGGTATGGGTCGAAAGCCCCGGCTATGCGCCGACGCGCGCCGTATTGAATCACGTTGCGTCGGTTGCCGTCCCCGTACCGGTCGACGAAGAAGGCCTTGTCGTATCGGAGGGGCAGCGGCTCTCGCCCGATGCGCAAATGGTAGTCGTCACGCCGTCGCATCAAGCGCCGCTTTGCGTCTCGATGTCGGTATCGCGGCGGTTGGCGCTGCTCGAATGGGCATCGCGGACGAAAGCATGGGTGTTCGAAGACGACTACGACGGCGAGTTTCACTACGCAGGCGCTACGCTGCCCGCGCTCAAGAGCCTCGATGCGAGCGACCGCGTGATCTACAGCGGCAGTTTCTCGAAGACGTTATTTCCCGCGCTGGCGCTCGGTTACATCGTGGTGCCGCAAGCGGCTGTGCCGGCATTTGCGCAAGCCGTCGAAGCGGGGCCGCGTGGCGGCGCGCGTTCGATGCAGGCCGTCGTGGCCGATTTTTTGACGGGAGGGTATTTCGCCCGTCATTTGAAGAAGATGAGATCGCTCTATGCGTGTCGTCGAGCATGGTTGACCGACGCGTTGCGCTCGACGTTCGGCGATCGTGTTCACGTCGATCAAACACGCGGCGGTATGCATCTCGTCGTCCGCGTTCGTTCGCGCACCGGCGATCGCACGCTTGCACATCGTGCGCAACGCGCTGGGCTCAACTGCCAACCGCTGTCGGAACGTTATGCGAAGGCGCGCCGGCAAGACAGAGGGTTACTGATGGGATTTACGAACGTCGCGTCGCAAGCCGAGGCGGCGCGCATCGCGCGGCGTTTGCGCGATGCCTTTGCCGACGATTGA
- a CDS encoding NAD-dependent epimerase/dehydratase family protein, with product MSGKVFLAGAAGAVGAALTPLLVESGYEVYGTTRRLERMDAIRAAGARPVLVDIFDRERLANAIDCIAPMIVVHQLTDLPPGLDPTRMSDAVSRNARIRGEGTANLVSAALAAGCECVVAQSIAWAYAAGAKPYTESQPLDLGSEGARAVTVVGVAALERWVLGVNETGGVGTVLRYGNLYGPGTGRDTPQGASPLHVEAAAWAALLAVQHMKGGAFNVAEDEAEVTSEKAKREFGWLPDMRLPAQAAQ from the coding sequence ATGAGCGGAAAGGTTTTCTTGGCGGGAGCGGCCGGAGCCGTCGGTGCGGCGTTGACGCCGTTGCTCGTCGAATCCGGATATGAGGTGTACGGCACGACGCGCCGTCTCGAACGGATGGACGCGATACGTGCAGCGGGCGCGCGCCCAGTGCTCGTCGACATATTCGATCGCGAGCGGCTCGCCAATGCGATCGACTGCATCGCACCGATGATCGTCGTTCATCAGTTGACCGATTTACCGCCAGGGCTCGATCCGACGCGGATGAGCGATGCCGTCTCGCGCAATGCCCGCATCCGCGGCGAGGGGACGGCCAATCTGGTGTCGGCGGCGCTCGCCGCCGGGTGCGAATGCGTCGTTGCTCAAAGCATCGCATGGGCCTACGCGGCGGGCGCCAAACCCTACACGGAATCGCAACCGCTCGACCTCGGCTCGGAAGGCGCGCGTGCCGTCACGGTCGTCGGCGTCGCGGCGCTCGAGCGATGGGTATTGGGCGTCAACGAAACGGGCGGCGTCGGCACAGTGCTGCGCTACGGGAATTTGTACGGCCCCGGCACGGGTCGCGACACGCCGCAAGGCGCGAGCCCACTGCACGTCGAAGCCGCGGCGTGGGCCGCGCTGCTCGCCGTCCAGCACATGAAGGGCGGCGCGTTCAATGTCGCTGAAGACGAAGCGGAAGTCACGAGCGAGAAAGCCAAGCGCGAATTCGGATGGCTGCCTGACATGCGCTTACCCGCGCAAGCTGCGCAATAG
- a CDS encoding TetR/AcrR family transcriptional regulator — MVQKEKIEKAEPKRARGRPRAFDAENALARARDTFWQSGYSATTLDDLSAAMGMNRPSLYGAFGDKRALYLATLERYVEVNRAAMDAALSGEHPLDQALLHVYDLALGLYFHTGSVSTGCLLTGTAVVEAVNDEAVRTILGDGLRTFDRSFEARFVRAQQSGELDPSTDPAMLAKIASAILHTLAVRSRAGDKRSALRATAEAGVAMICTAGSAVRKK; from the coding sequence ATGGTACAAAAAGAGAAGATCGAGAAGGCGGAGCCGAAGCGCGCACGTGGCCGTCCGCGCGCATTCGACGCCGAAAACGCGCTTGCGCGCGCACGCGATACGTTCTGGCAGAGTGGCTACAGCGCAACGACGCTCGACGACTTGAGCGCCGCGATGGGCATGAATCGGCCGAGCTTGTACGGCGCCTTCGGCGATAAGCGCGCACTCTATTTGGCGACGCTCGAACGCTACGTCGAGGTCAACCGGGCCGCGATGGATGCAGCGCTGAGCGGCGAACACCCGCTCGATCAAGCACTGCTGCACGTGTATGACCTTGCCTTGGGGTTGTACTTTCACACGGGCAGCGTGTCGACGGGGTGTTTGCTGACCGGTACCGCGGTTGTCGAAGCGGTCAACGACGAAGCTGTTCGCACGATCCTCGGCGACGGTTTGCGGACATTCGATCGTTCGTTCGAGGCGCGATTCGTTCGCGCACAGCAGAGCGGCGAGTTGGATCCGAGCACCGACCCGGCCATGCTCGCGAAGATCGCGTCGGCGATCCTGCATACATTGGCCGTGCGTTCGCGTGCCGGCGACAAACGTTCGGCGCTGCGTGCGACGGCCGAAGCCGGCGTCGCGATGATCTGCACTGCCGGTTCAGCGGTGCGGAAGAAGTAA
- a CDS encoding glutathione binding-like protein → MELYFSPLACSLATRIAFYEAGYDAHYVQVDNKRKRLQDGSDFFEINPLGQVPVLRTDDGALLLENAAVLPYVADHLPSAKLAPIGGFERARLQQWLGFIGTELHKAIFVPMLDDAASDEVKRYAREHVALRMGVLQSHLATSDWLLDSFSVADIYLAVVLNWARFCNVDLSPWPAVLGLYKRVFARPAAARALEEELALYRAGVESKNP, encoded by the coding sequence ATGGAACTGTACTTTTCGCCGCTTGCATGCTCGCTCGCCACGCGCATCGCGTTCTACGAAGCCGGTTATGACGCGCACTACGTGCAGGTGGACAACAAGCGCAAGCGGCTGCAGGACGGCAGCGATTTCTTCGAAATCAATCCGCTCGGGCAAGTGCCGGTTCTGCGCACGGACGACGGCGCCTTGTTGTTGGAAAACGCGGCAGTCCTGCCCTACGTGGCCGATCACCTCCCCTCCGCCAAGCTTGCGCCGATAGGCGGCTTCGAACGTGCCCGGTTGCAGCAATGGCTCGGATTCATCGGCACCGAACTACACAAGGCCATCTTCGTGCCGATGCTGGACGACGCGGCGAGCGACGAAGTGAAGCGCTATGCGCGCGAGCATGTCGCGCTACGCATGGGTGTGCTGCAATCGCATCTGGCGACGAGCGACTGGCTGCTCGACAGCTTCAGCGTGGCCGACATCTACCTCGCGGTCGTGCTCAATTGGGCGCGCTTCTGCAACGTCGACCTCTCGCCATGGCCGGCGGTACTGGGTCTGTACAAGCGGGTTTTCGCACGCCCGGCCGCCGCGCGCGCGCTCGAAGAGGAGCTTGCACTTTATCGCGCCGGAGTCGAAAGCAAGAACCCCTGA
- a CDS encoding cupin domain-containing protein, with translation MDKIESSLPVSPIQYLPARITSAHDMPWIPESSVKSWKPLRFFSDGSGFVELMRMTPGAIMPLHRHTGAIHAFNLEGERVLCTGERIGPGQYVFEPPGNTDWWKVVGDVPLTVMVVVHGEVEFIGADGSVRNRVSASTQLAAYRQYCEANAMSVLDLID, from the coding sequence ATGGACAAAATCGAGTCGTCGCTGCCGGTATCGCCGATCCAATACCTCCCAGCACGCATTACGAGCGCGCACGACATGCCGTGGATTCCCGAGTCGTCCGTCAAATCATGGAAGCCGTTGCGATTCTTTTCCGACGGGAGCGGTTTCGTGGAATTGATGCGGATGACCCCGGGCGCAATCATGCCGCTGCATCGGCACACGGGCGCGATTCACGCCTTCAATCTCGAAGGCGAGCGGGTACTGTGCACGGGCGAGCGGATCGGCCCGGGGCAGTACGTGTTCGAGCCGCCGGGCAACACCGATTGGTGGAAAGTGGTGGGCGACGTGCCGTTGACGGTCATGGTCGTCGTTCACGGCGAAGTCGAATTCATCGGCGCGGACGGCAGTGTGCGCAATCGCGTTTCGGCATCGACGCAGCTCGCGGCCTATCGTCAGTACTGCGAAGCAAATGCGATGTCCGTGCTCGACTTGATCGATTGA
- the pdxR gene encoding MocR-like pyridoxine biosynthesis transcription factor PdxR, giving the protein MEPVFEFPLDLAKLSHESRVQRLHLQLRAAIVERRLPAGARLPSTRRVAQAYGVARNTVIAAYDLLMAEGFIVTRAGAAAEVVDLGMQANPSVRKRLPRLPAQPPAIDWRKAAPSTTHAHPTATRGFELGVPDHRWFPSDVWRRSLLHTTSFALAGAFGYPPAEGRPLLRAAIAQHVAYARAVVCDERNVIVTSGAQQAFDLLARVLVKRGQTKVAIENPGYPPLRAALLAAGAQLVPIPVDDEGLIVERLPTDTRIVCVTPSHQFPTGVALSLPRRRALLDFARRNAAVIVEDDYDGEFRYGTQPLDALQTLDRDAKVIYVGTFSKSLFPALRLGYVVAPTWLIAALTAAKQSADNGGNVALQEALARFILDGHLARYTRRMRKRYEARRDTLVRAIECELAAWLIAVPPGAGIHLYARFRDRRQAKRIVSLVDQHAIGAQPVSDFLVERERAAGTGIAFGFGCIDAEEIEASIAGLARALHRG; this is encoded by the coding sequence ATGGAACCAGTTTTCGAGTTCCCGCTCGATCTCGCTAAGCTCAGCCACGAGAGCCGGGTTCAAAGGCTTCATCTGCAATTGCGCGCGGCGATCGTCGAGCGGCGCCTTCCGGCGGGAGCGCGGCTGCCTTCGACGCGCCGCGTTGCGCAGGCTTACGGCGTCGCTCGCAACACCGTCATCGCTGCTTACGATTTGCTGATGGCCGAGGGCTTCATCGTCACGCGTGCAGGCGCCGCCGCCGAGGTGGTAGACCTGGGCATGCAAGCGAACCCTAGCGTACGCAAACGCCTGCCTCGGCTCCCAGCGCAGCCGCCTGCCATCGACTGGCGCAAGGCAGCGCCAAGCACGACGCACGCACATCCCACGGCGACGAGAGGCTTCGAATTGGGTGTGCCCGACCATCGATGGTTTCCGTCTGATGTTTGGCGACGATCATTGCTGCACACCACGAGCTTCGCGCTTGCCGGCGCTTTCGGCTATCCCCCCGCCGAAGGTCGCCCCCTGTTGCGCGCGGCGATCGCGCAGCACGTCGCCTACGCGCGCGCGGTTGTTTGCGACGAACGCAATGTGATCGTGACCTCGGGGGCACAGCAAGCGTTCGACTTGCTTGCGCGCGTGCTCGTCAAACGCGGGCAAACGAAAGTGGCGATCGAGAACCCCGGCTATCCGCCGCTGCGCGCGGCGCTGCTCGCCGCGGGCGCACAACTCGTGCCGATTCCGGTGGATGACGAAGGGCTCATCGTCGAACGATTGCCCACGGACACTCGCATCGTTTGCGTCACACCCTCGCATCAATTTCCGACGGGCGTCGCCCTGTCGCTCCCACGCCGACGTGCATTGCTCGATTTCGCACGACGCAATGCGGCCGTCATCGTCGAAGACGACTACGACGGCGAATTTCGCTACGGCACGCAACCGCTCGATGCACTGCAAACGCTCGATCGAGACGCGAAGGTGATCTACGTCGGAACGTTTTCGAAGAGCTTGTTCCCCGCGCTGCGGCTCGGCTACGTCGTCGCACCGACTTGGCTGATCGCTGCCCTGACCGCAGCGAAGCAAAGCGCTGACAACGGCGGCAACGTTGCGCTACAAGAGGCGCTCGCACGCTTCATTCTCGACGGCCATCTCGCCCGGTATACACGCCGTATGCGTAAGCGCTACGAGGCTCGACGCGACACGCTGGTCAGGGCGATCGAATGCGAACTCGCGGCATGGTTGATTGCGGTTCCGCCCGGCGCCGGCATCCACCTCTATGCGCGGTTTCGCGATCGGCGCCAAGCCAAGCGCATCGTCTCGCTCGTCGATCAGCATGCAATCGGTGCTCAGCCCGTCAGCGATTTTCTTGTCGAGCGGGAGCGGGCCGCGGGCACCGGCATCGCGTTCGGGTTCGGATGTATCGACGCGGAAGAGATCGAAGCGTCGATCGCAGGGCTCGCGCGCGCGTTGCATCGAGGGTAA
- a CDS encoding methyl-accepting chemotaxis protein produces MGSLNSLSLRKQVSLLLALLGLAAIAVGFCEWRLDVANQRVAQAYQNRYVSTQLANELRRSSDDLTRLARTYVATGDEKWEREYNEILAIRSGKAPRPLHYDRIYWDFRAAGEAVQDGVGETISLQDMMKRAGFTDEEFAKLHEAEENSNDLVKTETIAMNLVKGLTQDDAGNFTKQGPPDLDKARTMMFDSNYHTFKAKIMHPINDFLILLDHRTEGAIADAQATAHLWKVISAVVAIGVLALFALMLHLMFKRVVAGLEVAASTAGRVASGDLTSHFDVSHVDPASKDEISRVMRSLQTMNDGLVRIVSDMRNGTDAIATASGEITAGNNDLSARTEQQAASLQETAASMSELTATVKQNLENARQANMIGSNAVATVEKGSISVDQLVTTVNAISTSSGKIADIIALIEGIAFQTNILALNAAVEAARAGEQGRGFAVVASEVRSLAQRSSSAAKEIKGLIETSIDTVRDGVSKADEVGQNIVEVKHAIRRVADLVGEITAASEEQSRGIEQIDTAVSQMDHVTQQNAALVEQAAAASKSMSDQAGKLRTAASVFKLPGAGPRAHA; encoded by the coding sequence TTGGGCTCTTTGAACTCCCTCTCGCTGCGTAAGCAGGTTTCGTTGCTGCTTGCCTTGCTGGGTCTTGCCGCCATTGCCGTGGGTTTTTGCGAGTGGCGGCTGGACGTCGCGAATCAACGCGTAGCTCAGGCCTATCAAAACCGCTATGTTTCGACGCAGCTCGCGAACGAGTTGCGCAGAAGCTCCGATGATCTGACCCGGCTCGCGCGCACCTATGTCGCCACGGGCGACGAGAAATGGGAGCGCGAATACAACGAGATCCTCGCGATCCGTTCAGGCAAGGCGCCTCGCCCGCTCCACTACGACCGCATCTACTGGGACTTCCGCGCAGCCGGCGAAGCGGTGCAAGACGGCGTAGGCGAGACGATCTCGCTGCAGGACATGATGAAGCGTGCCGGTTTCACGGATGAAGAGTTCGCGAAGCTGCACGAGGCCGAGGAGAATTCCAACGACCTCGTGAAAACCGAAACGATCGCGATGAATCTCGTCAAGGGTCTGACCCAAGACGATGCCGGCAACTTCACGAAGCAGGGGCCGCCCGATCTCGACAAGGCGAGAACGATGATGTTCGACTCGAACTATCACACGTTCAAGGCGAAGATCATGCATCCGATCAACGACTTCCTGATCCTGCTCGACCATCGCACGGAAGGCGCGATCGCCGATGCGCAGGCCACCGCTCATCTGTGGAAAGTCATCTCGGCCGTCGTCGCGATCGGCGTGCTCGCCCTCTTCGCGCTGATGCTCCACCTCATGTTCAAACGCGTGGTGGCCGGGCTCGAAGTTGCCGCCTCGACGGCCGGCCGCGTCGCATCGGGCGATCTCACCTCGCACTTCGACGTCAGCCACGTCGATCCGGCGTCGAAGGATGAAATCTCGCGCGTGATGCGGTCGCTGCAGACGATGAACGATGGTCTCGTGCGTATCGTCAGCGACATGCGCAACGGCACCGATGCGATCGCGACGGCCTCGGGTGAAATCACGGCCGGCAACAACGATCTGTCCGCACGAACGGAGCAGCAAGCCGCGTCGCTACAAGAGACGGCCGCGAGCATGAGCGAACTGACGGCCACCGTGAAGCAGAACCTCGAGAATGCGCGGCAAGCGAACATGATCGGCTCCAATGCCGTGGCAACCGTCGAGAAAGGGTCGATCTCGGTCGATCAGCTCGTCACCACGGTCAATGCGATCAGTACGAGTTCGGGCAAGATCGCCGACATCATCGCGCTGATCGAAGGCATCGCGTTTCAGACGAACATCCTCGCATTGAACGCGGCCGTCGAAGCCGCGCGAGCCGGCGAACAAGGCCGCGGCTTCGCCGTCGTCGCGAGCGAGGTGCGCAGTCTCGCGCAACGCTCGTCGTCCGCCGCCAAGGAGATCAAGGGCCTTATCGAGACGTCGATCGACACCGTTCGAGACGGCGTATCGAAGGCCGACGAAGTGGGTCAGAACATCGTGGAAGTGAAGCATGCCATCCGACGCGTCGCCGATCTCGTCGGCGAAATCACGGCGGCGTCGGAGGAACAGAGCCGCGGCATCGAGCAAATCGACACGGCCGTCAGCCAGATGGATCACGTGACGCAGCAAAATGCGGCGCTCGTCGAACAAGCGGCGGCCGCGTCGAAATCGATGAGCGATCAAGCCGGCAAGCTGCGCACGGCAGCATCGGTATTCAAGCTACCCGGTGCCGGTCCTCGCGCTCATGCCTGA
- the fdhA gene encoding formaldehyde dehydrogenase, glutathione-independent translates to MSSNRGVVYQGAGKVQVQSIDYPKMVDPSGRSIQHGVILKVVSTNICGSDQHMVRGRTTAPEGLVLGHEITGEVIEVGRDVETLQIGDLVSVPFNVACGRCQTCKEQHTGVCLNVNAARAGGAYGYVDMGGWIGGQAEYVLVPYADFNLLKFPDRDQALAKVRDLTCLSDILPTGYHGAVTAGVKPGSTVYIAGAGPVGMAAAASARLLGAAVTIVGDMNEQRLAHAKAMGFETVNLSLDASLGEQIEQILGKPEIDCAVDCVGFEAHGHGHAHNEEAPAVVLNSLMEITRPAGAIGIPGLYVTDDPGSKDAAARRGSLSLRFGLGWAKSHSFHTGQTPVMKYNRNLMQAILWDRLPIAKIVNVTVISLDQAPEGYREFDGGAPRKFVIDPHGILKAA, encoded by the coding sequence ATGAGCAGCAACCGAGGTGTCGTGTATCAGGGCGCGGGCAAAGTGCAGGTGCAATCGATCGACTATCCGAAGATGGTCGATCCGAGCGGCCGCTCGATCCAGCACGGCGTGATTTTGAAAGTCGTCAGCACGAATATTTGCGGCTCCGATCAGCATATGGTGCGTGGGCGCACGACAGCGCCGGAAGGGCTCGTGCTCGGCCACGAGATCACGGGCGAGGTGATCGAAGTCGGCCGCGACGTCGAGACGCTCCAGATCGGCGATCTCGTATCGGTGCCGTTCAACGTTGCCTGCGGCCGTTGCCAGACGTGCAAGGAGCAGCATACGGGCGTCTGCCTGAACGTCAACGCCGCGCGCGCGGGCGGCGCCTACGGCTACGTCGACATGGGGGGGTGGATCGGTGGGCAAGCGGAATATGTGCTCGTACCTTATGCCGATTTCAATTTGCTGAAGTTTCCCGATCGCGACCAGGCGCTCGCGAAGGTGCGCGACCTGACCTGCTTGTCGGATATTTTGCCGACCGGTTATCACGGCGCGGTCACGGCCGGCGTGAAGCCGGGCTCGACTGTCTACATCGCGGGCGCGGGCCCCGTGGGGATGGCGGCCGCCGCGTCGGCGCGTTTGCTCGGCGCGGCGGTCACGATCGTCGGCGACATGAATGAGCAGCGTCTCGCGCACGCCAAAGCGATGGGCTTCGAGACCGTCAACTTGTCGCTCGATGCGTCGCTCGGCGAGCAGATCGAGCAGATTCTCGGCAAACCGGAGATCGATTGCGCGGTGGATTGCGTCGGGTTCGAAGCGCACGGGCACGGCCATGCTCATAACGAAGAAGCGCCGGCGGTGGTGTTGAACTCGCTGATGGAAATTACGCGGCCGGCCGGGGCGATCGGTATTCCGGGCCTTTACGTGACCGACGACCCGGGATCGAAGGATGCGGCCGCGCGGCGCGGCAGCCTTAGCCTGCGCTTCGGCCTCGGCTGGGCCAAATCGCATTCGTTCCATACGGGGCAAACGCCGGTCATGAAGTACAACCGCAACCTGATGCAGGCGATTTTGTGGGATCGGTTGCCGATCGCGAAGATCGTCAACGTGACCGTCATTTCGCTCGATCAGGCACCGGAAGGGTATCGCGAATTCGATGGCGGCGCGCCGCGCAAGTTCGTCATCGATCCGCACGGGATACTTAAGGCTGCTTAA